The following proteins are co-located in the Pan troglodytes isolate AG18354 chromosome 5, NHGRI_mPanTro3-v2.0_pri, whole genome shotgun sequence genome:
- the H2BC3 gene encoding histone H2B type 1-B produces MPEPSKSAPAPKKGSKKAITKAQKKDGKKRKRSRKESYSIYVYKVLKQVHPDTGISSKAMGIMNSFVNDIFERIAGEASRLAHYNKRSTITSREIQTAVRLLLPGELAKHAVSEGTKAVTKYTSSK; encoded by the coding sequence ATGCCTGAACCCTCTAAGTCTGCTCCAGCCCCTAAAAAGGGCTCTAAGAAGGCTATCACTAAGGCGCAGAAGAAGGATGGTAAGAAGCGTAAGCGCAGCCGCAAGGAGAGCTATTCTATCTATGTGTACAAGGTTCTGAAGCAGGTCCACCCCGACACCGGCATCTCATCCAAGGCCATGGGGATCATGAATTCCTTCGTCAACGACATCTTCGAGCGCATCGCGGGCGAGGCTTCTCGCCTGGCTCACTACAATAAGCGCTCGACCATCACCTCCAGGGAGATTCAGACGGCTGTGCGCCTGCTACTGCCTGGGGAGCTGGCTAAGCATGCTGTGTCCGAGGGCACTAAGGCAGTTACCAAGTACACTAGCTCTAAATAA